A single Crateriforma conspicua DNA region contains:
- a CDS encoding BBP7 family outer membrane beta-barrel protein: MSIAERIRRRPRGRCMLRRDSLLGEDVTGRTFVAAVAAETFAMQRMTQQKRLNRVAKPKRIRRWLGGGIMAVIAVACFSTATASHPSDPSSEVDFLGSGFASPAGLMMAPGAPSGVMTAGGMQPMGPAGVRQVGLLQGGPGWLNSGCDSCDSMGCQSCAGGPMMGCGMCGGGGCGACGGGMGCGPMGCGPMGGGCGMCGGAGCGACGGGACGPGGLMGNIPRCNTSTWDALRYHLGTFNPAAVVAWMAPYTDGGCCSQRWYDVSVEALFLGRNTSSLGNGGVITRQGAGLGGPAVLTTDNLDGGDLEAGIRISGAWIFGPGGNLELTYMGGQEWGGYAQVNGTDLYSYITDFGTDPPGGLDDVDRSTMQAASSWGDFHSGEFNYRRRTVGPYCRFQGSWLFGLRYLRYDNGLGINTLNASASPNDFFNGSDAVKNNLFGAQIGGDLWWMVMPGVSLGIENKFAWMKNDIDSQLTVSSNSLNNGGAGTQSFARSVDKGTLAYEFQTKLVYRFSHSWSFRSAYYLIAIDDVGRAALDGDYLQNFAVTPIASGVDPGMDIGSVVVQGFSFGTEYIW; this comes from the coding sequence GTGAGCATCGCTGAACGGATTCGGCGACGCCCGCGTGGCCGGTGCATGCTGCGACGTGATTCTCTGCTGGGCGAAGACGTGACCGGGCGCACATTTGTGGCGGCGGTGGCCGCGGAGACGTTTGCGATGCAACGAATGACTCAACAGAAACGATTAAACAGAGTGGCGAAGCCGAAACGGATTCGTCGTTGGTTGGGCGGCGGGATCATGGCGGTCATCGCCGTGGCTTGCTTTAGCACCGCAACGGCGTCACATCCGTCCGACCCGTCATCCGAAGTGGACTTCCTGGGCAGCGGATTCGCCAGCCCGGCCGGCTTGATGATGGCCCCTGGTGCTCCCAGCGGTGTCATGACGGCGGGAGGCATGCAGCCCATGGGACCGGCGGGCGTCCGCCAAGTCGGATTGCTTCAGGGCGGCCCCGGCTGGCTGAACTCCGGCTGCGATTCCTGTGATTCCATGGGATGCCAAAGCTGTGCCGGCGGCCCGATGATGGGCTGTGGCATGTGCGGCGGCGGCGGTTGCGGTGCCTGTGGCGGCGGCATGGGGTGTGGCCCCATGGGTTGCGGCCCGATGGGCGGCGGCTGTGGCATGTGCGGCGGTGCAGGCTGTGGTGCCTGTGGCGGCGGGGCATGCGGGCCGGGCGGCTTGATGGGCAATATCCCACGCTGCAACACCAGCACTTGGGACGCCCTTCGGTACCACTTGGGAACGTTCAATCCGGCCGCGGTTGTGGCTTGGATGGCCCCCTACACCGACGGCGGTTGCTGTTCGCAACGCTGGTACGACGTGTCGGTCGAAGCCCTGTTCCTGGGACGCAATACCAGCAGCCTTGGCAACGGCGGCGTGATCACGCGGCAAGGTGCCGGCCTGGGCGGCCCCGCCGTGTTGACCACCGACAACCTGGATGGTGGCGACCTGGAAGCCGGCATTCGCATCAGCGGTGCTTGGATCTTCGGCCCCGGCGGTAACTTGGAATTGACCTACATGGGCGGCCAAGAATGGGGCGGCTACGCACAGGTCAACGGAACCGACTTGTACAGCTACATCACCGATTTTGGCACCGACCCGCCCGGCGGTCTGGACGATGTCGACCGATCGACCATGCAGGCGGCTTCGTCGTGGGGCGATTTCCACAGCGGTGAATTCAACTACCGTCGTCGCACCGTCGGACCCTACTGTCGCTTCCAAGGATCGTGGCTGTTCGGTCTTCGCTACCTGCGATACGACAACGGCCTGGGCATCAACACGCTGAACGCCTCCGCATCGCCCAACGACTTCTTCAACGGCAGCGACGCCGTGAAGAACAATCTGTTCGGAGCTCAGATCGGCGGCGACTTGTGGTGGATGGTCATGCCGGGCGTCAGCCTGGGCATCGAAAACAAGTTTGCCTGGATGAAGAACGATATCGATTCGCAACTGACCGTCAGCTCCAATTCGCTGAACAACGGTGGTGCGGGCACCCAATCGTTCGCCCGCAGCGTCGACAAGGGCACCCTGGCGTACGAATTCCAGACCAAGTTGGTCTATCGATTCAGCCACAGCTGGTCCTTCCGATCGGCTTATTACCTGATCGCCATCGACGACGTCGGCCGGGCAGCGCTGGACGGCGACTATCTGCAGAACTTCGCCGTCACGCCCATCGCCAGCGGCGTGGACCCCGGCATGGACATCGGTTCGGTGGTCGTCCAGGGCTTCTCCTTCGGTACCGAATACATCTGGTAG
- a CDS encoding tetratricopeptide repeat protein, which produces MKKTIATKRSTGVRRAWLACLLACGTVASTGCSTGGMSLASMNPFSRKDTTGAPPVGFDGSEAIAKKEEKNVFSTVSSSTRNALSKTGQSITGVFTRDQAEANGETIAEDDPLSLTNEPDDISSEVYVANGQLWESTGNFQRAMEAYDRALETDPKDAAALASVARLHFRQNNHTEAAKHFHQAIQQNPKDAGLYNDLGLTLSRLGQHGPAVQTLQQALNLAPGTSRYVNNLASVQFESGDPAAAMKTLAEANQPAVAHFNMAYLFYRKGQVPQATQQLNLAMKYEADQSADPSTRKAVERSKEMLAQIQRGTTPGNTPAQPGQPSWPGASDPETRIAAAPATPTATAPAAPAQTVSAPKTDATGQLPTYRISPYGVTTVPASATTPSPQPAAAPTAPAQAPTTQAAPAPTTPTANTQAPPAASQPSPATGGTEGGFALPPG; this is translated from the coding sequence ATGAAGAAGACTATTGCAACCAAACGCAGCACCGGCGTTCGCCGTGCGTGGCTGGCCTGTCTGTTGGCTTGTGGCACGGTGGCAAGCACCGGGTGTTCGACCGGCGGCATGTCGCTGGCATCGATGAACCCGTTTTCGCGAAAAGACACCACCGGTGCACCCCCGGTCGGATTCGACGGCAGCGAAGCGATTGCCAAGAAAGAGGAAAAGAACGTCTTTTCGACGGTCAGTTCGTCGACGCGGAATGCATTGAGCAAGACCGGACAATCGATCACCGGTGTGTTCACCCGCGATCAGGCCGAGGCCAATGGTGAAACGATTGCCGAAGACGATCCGCTTAGCCTGACCAACGAGCCGGACGATATCAGTTCGGAAGTCTATGTGGCCAACGGTCAGCTTTGGGAATCGACGGGGAACTTCCAGCGTGCGATGGAAGCGTACGACCGAGCCTTGGAAACCGATCCCAAGGATGCGGCGGCTCTGGCCAGCGTTGCCCGGCTGCATTTCCGGCAAAACAACCACACCGAAGCGGCCAAACACTTTCACCAAGCGATTCAGCAGAACCCCAAGGACGCCGGGCTGTACAACGATTTGGGGCTGACCCTTAGCCGGTTGGGCCAGCACGGCCCCGCGGTCCAAACGCTGCAACAAGCCTTGAATCTGGCACCGGGAACGTCGCGATACGTGAACAACCTGGCCAGCGTCCAGTTCGAATCAGGCGATCCCGCAGCCGCCATGAAGACGTTGGCGGAAGCCAATCAACCGGCCGTGGCCCACTTCAACATGGCGTACCTGTTTTATCGCAAGGGGCAAGTGCCCCAAGCAACCCAACAGTTGAATCTGGCGATGAAGTACGAGGCGGATCAGTCGGCTGACCCGTCCACGCGAAAGGCCGTCGAGCGTTCCAAGGAAATGCTGGCCCAGATCCAGCGTGGAACAACGCCCGGCAACACTCCCGCACAGCCGGGACAGCCGTCATGGCCGGGAGCCAGCGATCCGGAAACGCGTATTGCTGCGGCACCCGCGACGCCCACGGCGACCGCGCCCGCCGCACCTGCCCAGACGGTTTCCGCGCCGAAAACCGATGCGACAGGCCAATTGCCGACGTACCGGATTTCGCCCTACGGCGTGACGACGGTCCCGGCATCGGCCACCACGCCATCGCCGCAGCCAGCGGCCGCCCCGACGGCACCGGCTCAAGCTCCGACGACTCAAGCGGCACCGGCTCCGACCACGCCGACCGCGAACACTCAGGCGCCGCCGGCCGCATCGCAACCGTCGCCCGCCACTGGTGGGACCGAAGGCGGATTCGCTTTGCCACCGGGCTGA
- a CDS encoding RNA-binding S4 domain-containing protein: protein MPDSDDTPRSDPPETTPVPPAGIIRLDDVLKRSGLVGTGGEAKQLIQSGDVTVNGEVETRRRKQLSIGDVIEFFDQRIVVTPLEDM from the coding sequence ATGCCCGATTCTGATGACACCCCACGGTCCGATCCGCCCGAAACCACACCGGTGCCCCCGGCCGGCATCATTCGGCTGGACGACGTGCTGAAACGCAGCGGGTTGGTCGGCACCGGTGGCGAAGCGAAACAGTTGATCCAATCGGGCGATGTCACGGTCAACGGCGAAGTCGAAACACGTCGACGTAAACAGTTGTCGATCGGTGATGTCATCGAATTCTTTGACCAACGCATTGTCGTCACGCCACTGGAAGACATGTGA
- a CDS encoding leucine-rich repeat domain-containing protein gives MSSRRSRRRRSRGSSLFRWRRWKNPIRFDPSASDYQKAAFEIALAVTLALLVILNLPFQHVAVLTEGQYDASAIEFPINVSTLEPPSKAGWPFSFYSGHSFGAQSIGKWNLLKLAADFLVGVALMVAVGLYFWPRRQHLRRAKRWKRKATYSVATAAAAIAIFAYFAVLHAHYLSDQSAAKKLRERGQVVQMAFLPRIVAPITPDFLARSRMRIVLASLAKPDDDLLDLALQQNELRSLRLFSGTYDEAKLRRLPTLRYLQDLSVRKHGIAPETLETWANCRILSQINLSDCPVSDDSLRPLSQIERISRLCLLGTDTTYGGIGDVKSLRRRIRELILECPEYGSEIIQVREWSNLRRIALLRRKNGTNPDVLSMSVADCPTLESILVSPRQRISFSARDLSVFRGVYAVDDVDLGKIVRFRGPSGPPEITTAGSDGKPSRPLAPWVTNTSLFDCDGLESLVLDAKSIGIFTIEKCKDLKYLVLLGSKAGLSRDADVPPIDRDVRQKLLQSLAEFKDPEQVALPGMKLDDVKLEPLTYNVNIKRLDLTGAQIDLASMRTLESMIGLQELNLTAVPLTPKTFAWINHAFASLVRLTISPEAANALAFSDHEHLAEIRIGDFQSMPTQVLGLVRLPRFRTPMLLSDQSREVRIKDVPELGGLGIPNQCECEISGVKGLQWFASGGTNCDDTSVSEVLQADQMKRLAIIRPVAAADSFGGMKQMKLLRQVDITGCPLGDEFLNSWDVPASLNTLVLDECLISDAAIPNLLSCGQLQGLGLAKTDLSESMLQALGRLERLKALGLSGLDLDGIDEAGRPIGSPALESFAGLEELRYLDLSECKLPSNAIDVLAKYPALRVVNLRGCGLSEEALQSLRLAKPDLLLDDALESHDFLRLLHRPDDRDDSVPGYSMPDLDRSQFPARDASDRDDS, from the coding sequence ATGAGTAGTCGACGCAGCCGTCGCCGCAGGAGCCGAGGTTCCAGTCTATTTCGTTGGCGCCGCTGGAAGAATCCGATCCGGTTCGACCCGTCGGCCAGCGATTATCAGAAGGCAGCTTTCGAGATTGCTTTGGCCGTCACACTGGCACTGTTGGTGATTTTGAACTTGCCGTTCCAGCACGTCGCCGTGTTGACCGAAGGCCAGTACGACGCATCGGCCATCGAGTTTCCGATCAATGTCAGCACGCTGGAACCACCGTCCAAAGCGGGCTGGCCGTTCTCGTTCTATTCGGGTCACTCCTTCGGCGCCCAATCGATCGGTAAATGGAACCTGTTGAAACTGGCCGCTGATTTTTTGGTGGGCGTCGCACTGATGGTCGCCGTCGGTTTGTATTTTTGGCCACGGCGTCAACACCTACGACGCGCCAAACGATGGAAACGCAAAGCCACCTATTCCGTGGCCACCGCAGCCGCGGCGATCGCCATCTTTGCCTATTTTGCGGTGCTGCACGCCCATTACCTGTCCGATCAATCGGCCGCCAAGAAGTTGCGAGAACGCGGGCAAGTGGTCCAAATGGCATTTTTGCCAAGGATCGTCGCTCCGATCACTCCGGACTTTCTGGCACGTTCACGAATGCGGATCGTCTTGGCCAGTTTGGCCAAGCCGGATGACGACCTGCTGGACTTGGCTTTGCAGCAAAATGAATTGCGTTCGCTGCGGTTGTTCAGCGGCACCTATGACGAAGCCAAGCTTCGAAGGCTGCCGACACTGCGTTACCTGCAGGACCTGTCGGTTCGAAAACATGGCATTGCACCGGAGACGCTGGAGACTTGGGCGAATTGTCGAATCCTTTCGCAGATCAATTTGTCCGACTGTCCGGTTAGCGACGATTCGCTGCGTCCGTTAAGCCAGATCGAACGCATCAGCCGCCTGTGCTTGCTGGGGACCGACACGACCTACGGCGGCATCGGCGACGTCAAATCGTTGCGTCGCCGGATTCGTGAACTGATTCTGGAGTGCCCCGAATACGGCAGCGAGATCATTCAGGTCCGTGAATGGAGCAACCTGCGTCGCATCGCGCTTTTGCGGCGAAAAAATGGCACCAACCCCGATGTGCTTTCGATGTCCGTGGCGGACTGTCCGACGTTGGAATCGATCCTGGTTTCGCCTCGACAAAGAATCAGTTTTAGCGCCCGTGATCTGAGCGTTTTCCGTGGCGTCTACGCGGTCGACGACGTCGATTTGGGCAAGATCGTCCGATTCCGTGGCCCCAGCGGTCCGCCGGAGATCACGACCGCCGGATCCGATGGCAAACCATCACGCCCGCTGGCCCCCTGGGTCACCAACACATCGCTGTTCGACTGTGACGGATTGGAATCGCTGGTCTTGGACGCAAAATCGATCGGGATCTTCACAATCGAAAAGTGCAAAGATTTGAAATACTTGGTTCTGCTTGGATCCAAAGCGGGCTTGAGTCGCGACGCGGATGTTCCGCCGATCGATCGTGACGTTCGGCAAAAACTGCTGCAATCGTTGGCCGAGTTCAAGGATCCCGAACAGGTCGCGCTGCCGGGAATGAAACTGGACGACGTCAAGCTGGAACCGCTGACCTACAACGTCAACATCAAGCGGCTGGATTTGACCGGCGCCCAAATCGATTTGGCCAGCATGCGAACGCTGGAATCGATGATCGGGCTACAAGAGTTGAATCTGACCGCTGTTCCGTTGACTCCGAAAACGTTTGCCTGGATCAATCACGCATTCGCCAGTTTGGTCCGGCTGACGATCAGCCCCGAAGCGGCCAACGCCCTGGCATTTTCCGATCACGAGCATTTGGCCGAGATCCGCATCGGGGATTTCCAATCCATGCCGACACAGGTTTTGGGTTTGGTGCGTTTGCCGCGTTTCCGAACGCCGATGCTGTTGTCCGACCAATCACGCGAAGTCCGCATCAAGGACGTTCCGGAGCTTGGCGGGCTGGGCATCCCGAACCAGTGCGAATGCGAAATTTCCGGTGTCAAAGGTTTGCAGTGGTTCGCCAGTGGCGGCACCAATTGCGATGACACGTCGGTGTCCGAAGTTTTGCAGGCCGATCAGATGAAACGGCTGGCGATCATTCGTCCGGTCGCTGCGGCGGATTCGTTTGGCGGCATGAAGCAGATGAAACTGCTGCGTCAGGTTGACATCACGGGCTGTCCGCTGGGCGATGAATTTTTGAATTCGTGGGACGTCCCGGCATCGTTGAACACGCTGGTGCTGGATGAATGCCTGATCAGCGATGCCGCGATTCCCAACCTGTTGTCTTGTGGACAGTTGCAGGGCCTGGGACTGGCCAAGACCGATCTGTCGGAATCCATGCTTCAAGCACTGGGACGATTGGAACGTTTGAAGGCTCTTGGATTAAGCGGATTGGATCTGGACGGGATCGACGAAGCGGGGCGTCCCATCGGATCACCCGCATTGGAAAGCTTTGCGGGATTGGAAGAATTGCGTTATCTGGACCTTAGCGAATGCAAGTTGCCGTCCAACGCGATCGACGTCTTGGCGAAGTATCCGGCGCTGCGGGTGGTCAATTTGCGGGGTTGCGGTTTGTCCGAAGAAGCCTTGCAATCACTGCGTCTAGCGAAGCCGGACCTGTTGCTGGACGACGCTTTGGAATCGCACGACTTCTTGCGGCTGCTGCATCGTCCCGACGATCGCGACGATTCAGTGCCCGGATATTCCATGCCCGATTTGGACCGATCCCAGTTTCCCGCGCGGGATGCGTCGGATCGTGATGACAGCTGA
- a CDS encoding ABC transporter ATP-binding protein produces the protein MSNDPTTTRTTSELVVRDLCKSYPTPSGPLHVLKDLSMRLDAGQSVAVVGPSGSGKSTLLQILGTLDRPDSGEFLIAGRAPLELSPRPLAAFRNQNIGFVFQDHHLLPHLNVIENVLVPTLAAGRVDDTRQTKAIELLDAVGLADRRGHLPGQLSGGERERVAIARALLMEPSLILADEPTGNLDRRTAETITRLLLDLQKASGAILVTVTHSEKLAESMDSQMELVDGRLVSL, from the coding sequence ATGTCCAATGACCCCACAACGACGCGGACGACATCCGAACTTGTCGTCCGCGATCTGTGCAAGAGCTATCCGACCCCCAGTGGTCCGCTGCATGTCTTGAAAGACTTATCGATGCGGCTGGATGCTGGTCAATCGGTTGCCGTCGTTGGGCCCAGTGGAAGCGGAAAAAGCACGCTGCTGCAAATCCTGGGCACGCTGGATCGTCCGGATTCAGGCGAGTTCCTGATCGCCGGCCGCGCACCCTTGGAATTGTCGCCGCGCCCTTTGGCGGCATTCCGAAACCAAAACATCGGCTTTGTTTTCCAAGACCACCATTTGTTGCCGCACCTGAATGTGATCGAAAACGTCTTGGTGCCGACACTGGCCGCCGGGCGCGTCGACGATACGCGGCAAACCAAGGCGATTGAGTTGCTGGATGCGGTCGGACTGGCCGATCGACGGGGACACTTGCCCGGTCAGTTAAGCGGCGGCGAGCGCGAGCGTGTGGCGATCGCCCGCGCGTTGCTGATGGAACCGTCGTTGATTCTGGCCGATGAGCCCACCGGGAACCTGGATCGGCGGACTGCGGAAACCATCACCCGGCTTTTACTGGATCTTCAAAAAGCCAGCGGAGCCATTCTTGTGACCGTGACTCACAGCGAAAAACTGGCCGAATCCATGGACAGCCAGATGGAATTGGTCGACGGACGGCTGGTCAGCCTTTGA
- a CDS encoding prenyltransferase/squalene oxidase repeat-containing protein has protein sequence MSSPTSTYLHELTLRLALGAANLDASLRNRHADWLVRQQQSDGGFGGREGESDPYYTAFAVRSLWILGRLDEAIGSRCGEFLRGRLAGREGIVDLISLIFAAAVLELASGVVVIDDDDDTWRNNVDQLLCQLRTSDGGFAKSPEGRAGSTYQTFLSVLCYQLLQRPVPESDRVIDFIHSQHHPDGGFLEIRAAKRAGVNPTAAAIGTLKALDSLEVADHGDTFEFLAQQQSDEGGLAANTRIPFADLLSTCTGLITLIDLGLDPARHRNLISLSRINAYALSMQAEGGFHGFALDQTADVEYTFYGLATLSLVAMTGLDSQSAEDRNVQ, from the coding sequence TTGTCCAGCCCCACGTCGACCTATCTGCACGAACTGACGCTGCGACTTGCCTTGGGTGCCGCAAACCTGGACGCATCGCTGCGAAATCGCCATGCCGACTGGCTTGTCCGCCAACAACAAAGCGATGGCGGGTTCGGCGGTCGCGAAGGCGAAAGCGATCCCTATTACACCGCATTCGCGGTTCGTTCACTATGGATCCTGGGGCGTTTGGACGAAGCGATCGGATCACGTTGCGGGGAATTTTTGCGCGGACGCTTGGCCGGTCGCGAAGGGATCGTGGATCTAATCTCGCTGATCTTCGCCGCGGCGGTACTGGAACTGGCTTCCGGCGTGGTCGTCATCGATGACGATGATGACACATGGCGAAACAACGTCGATCAATTGCTGTGTCAATTGCGGACCAGTGACGGTGGCTTCGCCAAGAGCCCCGAAGGCCGCGCCGGCAGCACGTATCAAACGTTCCTGTCCGTGCTCTGTTACCAACTGTTGCAGCGCCCGGTCCCCGAATCCGACCGGGTGATCGACTTCATCCATTCACAGCATCATCCCGACGGCGGCTTTCTGGAGATTCGCGCGGCGAAACGAGCCGGTGTGAACCCGACCGCTGCCGCGATCGGAACGTTGAAGGCGTTGGACTCGCTTGAGGTCGCCGATCATGGGGACACGTTTGAATTCTTGGCCCAGCAACAATCCGACGAAGGCGGCCTGGCGGCCAATACCCGCATCCCGTTTGCGGATCTGCTGAGCACCTGCACGGGGCTGATCACGTTGATCGATCTGGGGCTGGATCCCGCCCGGCATCGCAACCTGATATCACTATCTAGAATCAACGCCTACGCATTGTCGATGCAGGCCGAAGGCGGATTCCACGGTTTCGCCTTGGATCAAACCGCCGACGTTGAATACACGTTCTATGGTCTGGCCACGTTATCGTTGGTCGCGATGACAGGGCTGGATTCCCAATCCGCCGAGGACCGGAATGTCCAATGA
- a CDS encoding thioredoxin family protein: MVRTASTMLPLGTAAPDFTLPECDGGTVSLSDFADSKALLVVFMCNHCPYVKHVADGLKQLADDYLGKGVGVVAISSNDVEAHPDDSPEAMKAEKANRGYAFPYAYDADQSVAKAYAAACTPDFFVFDADHKLVYRGQMDDSRPGSDVPVTGRDLRAALDAVLAGRQPDADQKASLGCNIKWKEGAAPDYFNPQGSA, from the coding sequence ATGGTTCGCACCGCAAGCACGATGTTGCCGCTGGGAACAGCGGCCCCTGACTTTACGTTGCCCGAATGTGATGGCGGCACGGTCAGCCTGTCAGATTTTGCCGACAGCAAAGCGTTGTTGGTCGTGTTCATGTGCAATCACTGCCCCTATGTCAAACACGTCGCCGATGGCTTGAAACAATTGGCCGACGACTATTTGGGCAAGGGCGTGGGCGTCGTCGCGATCAGCAGCAACGACGTGGAAGCACATCCGGATGATTCCCCCGAGGCGATGAAGGCGGAAAAAGCCAATCGCGGCTACGCATTCCCGTATGCCTACGACGCCGATCAGTCGGTCGCCAAGGCTTATGCGGCCGCCTGCACGCCTGATTTTTTTGTCTTCGATGCCGATCACAAGTTGGTCTATCGCGGACAAATGGATGACAGCCGGCCGGGATCCGACGTGCCGGTGACCGGGCGTGATTTGCGGGCCGCCCTTGATGCGGTGCTTGCCGGCCGGCAACCCGATGCCGACCAAAAGGCATCGCTGGGCTGTAACATCAAGTGGAAGGAAGGAGCCGCCCCAGACTATTTCAACCCACAGGGTTCGGCTTAG
- a CDS encoding enoyl-ACP reductase FabI: MQFQGKKGLILGVANDHSIAWAIAKRIMQQGGVCGFTHLPDRPDDDRQRNRRRVAQLTDPEENAAFLLPMDATKDEDIRTVFDETKERFGKIDFMLHSIAFADRDDLARDTINSSRDGFKLAMDASVYTLIACARAARPLMTEGGAIATMTYYGGEKCVPGYNVMGVCKAALDATVRYLCYELGPDGIRVNALSAGPVRTLAGRAAGVDGMLQMYEQIAPMGRNITHEEVGRTGAFLLSDDSDGISGDILHLDGGFHAMGTPGRLLYRVKEMQDQLGSQQ, from the coding sequence ATGCAATTTCAAGGGAAAAAAGGACTGATTCTGGGGGTAGCCAACGACCATTCGATCGCTTGGGCTATCGCAAAACGGATCATGCAGCAGGGCGGCGTTTGTGGATTTACCCACCTGCCCGATCGCCCCGATGACGACCGTCAGCGAAACCGACGTCGGGTCGCCCAGTTGACCGACCCGGAGGAGAACGCGGCTTTCCTGCTGCCGATGGACGCGACAAAGGACGAGGACATCCGCACAGTTTTCGACGAAACGAAGGAGCGGTTCGGCAAAATCGATTTCATGCTGCATTCGATCGCTTTCGCCGACCGCGACGACTTGGCACGTGACACGATCAACTCCAGTCGCGACGGCTTCAAACTGGCGATGGACGCCAGTGTATATACGTTGATTGCGTGCGCCCGGGCGGCGCGACCTTTGATGACCGAAGGCGGCGCCATTGCGACGATGACATACTATGGGGGTGAAAAATGCGTCCCCGGCTACAACGTCATGGGTGTGTGCAAAGCCGCCTTGGACGCAACGGTCCGTTACCTGTGTTATGAATTGGGTCCTGACGGGATCCGCGTCAACGCATTGTCGGCCGGTCCGGTACGCACCTTGGCCGGTCGCGCCGCAGGTGTCGACGGAATGCTGCAGATGTACGAGCAGATCGCGCCGATGGGCCGCAACATCACGCACGAAGAAGTCGGCCGCACCGGCGCATTCCTGCTTAGCGATGACAGCGACGGCATCAGTGGTGACATCTTGCACTTGGACGGCGGATTCCATGCGATGGGAACGCCCGGACGATTGTTGTACCGCGTCAAGGAAATGCAGGATCAACTAGGTAGTCAGCAATAG